ATCCATGTAGAAAGCGCCGATTTTCCTGCATCGACTGGTCGGTCTGTTTGCGCGCCGTGATGTCGCCGAAACTGCCAGATACAATCCAGGTGCGGCCGCTGGAGTCGCGGGTCCCTGCGGCGGTGGTGTGCAGCCAGCGAACCTCGCCATCCAGGTGTACGGTGCGGTGGATGATGTCCAGCAGCGGCGACTCGCCATCGATCAGGGCCTGCACCTCCCTGGCGAAAGTGTCACGATCTTCAGGATGGATCAGGGCCCGAAACTGGGCCATGGTCGTTGGCAGCTGGTCGGCGCCCTGTCCAAAAACAGGGCCGGCGCGCGGCGAAAAGCTCAGGCGATCCGCATTGACGTCCCAATGCCAGAAGCCATCCATCAGGAGTCGGCCGGCTAGCGGCGCCCAATCCTCTGCTCGCACCAGCGCCTGCTCGCGCCGTTGGCGGAGCTGCGCCAGTTCGAGAGCCGTGTAAAGCTCCTGTTCGTTGATCGGTTTGGGAATGTAGCCGAAGGGATCGACGCTCTTGGCGCGCTGGAAGGTAGCGGGGTCGCTGTAACTGGCCAAAAAAATCAGCGGAGTCTTGCGACTCTGGCGAATTGCCGCTGCAGCCTGGATTCCGTCCATCGCGCCGGGCAGCGAGATATCCATCAAGATCAGGTCCGGCTGGTAGAGGGCGGCTTTTTCAATGGCCTCCTCGCCGCTGGAAGCCGCGGCAGCCACATGGTAGCCAAAGCTCTCCAGCAGATGCTTTAGATGGAAGAGAACAATGGACTCATCTTCGACGATGAGAACGGAGACGTGCGGCTTCGCCTGTGGATTTTCGGCCATTGCTGCTGGGAAGGGCCGAAAGCGCGGCCATGCGATTCTTGTAGAATTCGCGAACAGCGCGCAATTCCTTTTGCTTGCGCGCCGATTTCCAGGATAGCAGTCGCGCCGCACGATCGGCAATGCGCCCCAGGGCGCGTTCCTCCGGCTGCCCGAAAGACCCCATCAGCAATCGCCGGCAAACGATATCTTTCAGTGTCAATGCCGACTCGTTGAGCACGGCAAAGTCGATCTCAGCCATTACATCAAAGACGCCCGCACCCTGGCTGATGCGTTCGCCCAGCTTTGGATTTTCGCGAATCAACTCCAGCAGGGCCTCATGACGGACGCCGTAAGTCGTAATCAAGTGCCGATGAACCTCGGGCGCCAGGCGCGGCGTTGAATGGCGGCGCAGCGCAGTTTCGATATATTCCTCGGCGGAGGCCCCAAACGCTGGCGCTGAAATGAGCGCTTTGTTGCGCGTATGTGCGCGAACGGAGCGTCGGCTGGCCAATTCGGGCCGCTGCAATAGATGATGCACCACGTCCTCGCCCAGTCGCCGCGAGGTGGTCCATTTTCCGCCGGCGACGGAAAGGAAGCCATCGAAACCGTGATCGGTGTGATCGTATATTTCCGATTTGCGCGAGGCGCGATAGGTGCTCTTGCCAGAGAAAACCAGCGGGCGAATGCCGATTGGAATAAATCGAATATGCTTCTTTTCCAGCGGCGCCCCGCTCAGGGTTTCATTAACATCGCCAAACAGTTGTTGTACCTCTTCGGCGCGAGGCGCGACCCGATCCGGATGGTCCTGGTAAGACATGTCCGTCGGTCCGGTCAGCGCGAAGCGGTTCCACGGAACGGAAAAGAAATGTCGGCCGGAGGGAGTGCGGAATAGAATGCCATGGCCGCTTTTTAAGAA
This genomic stretch from Leptospirales bacterium harbors:
- a CDS encoding glycerol-3-phosphate dehydrogenase/oxidase, giving the protein MSITRLDRDFGRLDQEFDVVIVGGGITGIAIARECAVRSLKTCLLEKNDFANATSAGTSKLIHGGFRYLQNYEFGLVRESLAERRILGCAAPHLVMPLPLLFPMYADSKPGRLLIQLGMYFYDTLAFDRNWGVPKDKRIPRHRWLSADEVARLEPTVPMEGLRGAFLFHDYKSLFPERLAMDWAMTAARDGALLYNHAEVFAFDVARNLDRKRLRAVEFRDTLTNKKYKVRGKLFVNATGPWMDLVLGMVEETPETSLSRSTGIHFLSDSFLKSGHGILFRTPSGRHFFSVPWNRFALTGPTDMSYQDHPDRVAPRAEEVQQLFGDVNETLSGAPLEKKHIRFIPIGIRPLVFSGKSTYRASRKSEIYDHTDHGFDGFLSVAGGKWTTSRRLGEDVVHHLLQRPELASRRSVRAHTRNKALISAPAFGASAEEYIETALRRHSTPRLAPEVHRHLITTYGVRHEALLELIRENPKLGERISQGAGVFDVMAEIDFAVLNESALTLKDIVCRRLLMGSFGQPEERALGRIADRAARLLSWKSARKQKELRAVREFYKNRMAALSALPSSNGRKSTGEAARLRSHRRR